In Thermodesulfobacteriota bacterium, the sequence GATGCCACCTTAAACCCGGGTGGTGTGCGAATCGGAACGGCGGACATTTATCGCCTGGTGGAACAGATGGATGAGATAGAAGATTCCGTGGTAATTGGTCAAAACTGGAAAAACGATATTCGGGTCATCCTTTTTGTCAAACTTGCTCAAGGCAATGAATTAACCGAAGAATTAAAGGGGAAAATAAAAAATACGCTTCGTACCAATGCGTCTCCCCGTCATGTACCGGCCAAAATATTAAGTGTGCCTGCGGTTCCCTATACATTAAACATGAAAAAAGTGGAGCTGGCAGTGAAAAAAATTATCGAGGGCAAGCCTGTGCTGAATAAAGATGCGCTGAGCAATCCGGAAGCGTTAAATTTTTATGCGGATATTAAAGAGCTACAGGAAGAATAAAAATTACAACAAAATTTTTAGGTATATGTTTACATCTTCATAATATGGCATTATAATAATCTTTTATAACCAGATAATGAAAGGAAATATTAAAAATGAAAGTTGCAGTTAGCTCAAGCGGAAAAGATTTAAACGCATCCCTCGACCCGCGGTTTGGCAGATGCGCTTTTTTTATGATGGTGGAAACGGACGATATGAGTTTTGAAGCTTTTGATAATGAAAGCATAGGACTGGGCGGGGGTGCCGGGATTCAATCGGCACAGTTTGTCGCATCCAAAGGGGCGAAAGCCGTGATCACGGGTAATTGTGGCCCAAACGCCGTGCAGACGCTTTCGGCCGCAGGGATAAAGTTGTTTACCGGTCAGACAGGATCGGTAAGGGAAGCGCTTGAAAGATATATAAATGGCAAACTCACGCCGGCAGAGGAAGCCAATGTGGACAACCATTTCGGAATGGGCCAAGCGTCTGCAACTGATTCTGCAGCCCCAGCTTCAGGTGGAGGTATGGGTATGGGTACCGGCATGGGCATGGGCGGAGGCAGAGGTATGGGCGGTGGCAGAGGCATGGGTGGCGGTGGAAGGTGTATGGGCGGAGGCGGCGGCCGAGGAATGGGCCGTGGAATGGGGATGTCCGGAATGGGTATGCCCAATCAGTCAGGACCCGGTCCATTACCGAAGACCCAGGATTTGGAAAGTTTGAAGGAACAGGCCAGAAACTTAGGCCAACAGATGGAAGACATCATGGCCCAAATTAATAAATTGGAAAAGAAAGATTAAAATAAGCCATCTAAATGTTGCACACCCTTAATTCATTTAGTTGTTAACGAGTTGATTGATATCGAATGCGTAAATCGAGATGACGATATCATTTTATTTTAAGTGATATGAATCGAATCAGTCGGCAACGTGTCCCGATATTTGGGATAAGGTGTATCAGTTGCTGAATAGAAGGAAAGAAGTGTATGAGCGACAAATTTGATACTTTTGTACAGGATTTACAGGAGCAGATTTTTGAAGAGACCAGAGAGGATTATGGTGAGGTGGCCTATCAACGGTGGCGAAACCCGCTCTATGTTGGGGCTATGGAAGATCCTGACGTACATGCCAGTATCAAAGGAACCTGCGGAGATACAATTGGTATTTTCTTGAAGTTTAAGAACGGTCATGTGAAGGAAGCGTCATTTGTAACCGACGGATGTGGATCCAGCATGGTATGTGGCTCTTTTGCCGCCGAGATGTCCTTGGGAAAAATATCTGAGCAGCTGTTTGAGATTACCGGAGAGACCATTCTGGACAAATTGGGAAAATTTCCCGAAGAAGACAGACACTGTGCTTTTCTGGCTGCCGAGACGCTGCATAAAGCGGCAAATGAATATATGATTAAGAAAAGAAAATAGAAATGTAATTTTGATTTATACCGATTGGGACTTATTGCCATGATTATAAGCGTTGCGAGTGGAAAGGGCGGAACCGGCAAAACAACTGTTTCCACCAATCTTGCCCTGTCCATCGGGCATGAGGTTCAACTGCTTGACTGTGATGTAGAAGAACCGAACGCCCATCTTTTTGTTAACCCTGTTTTTAAGGAAACAGAAACAATTTTGCTGCCTGTACCGGAAGTTAATGATGAAAAGTGTACCTATTGCGGAAAATGCGGCGATATATGCCAGTTTAAGGCGATTGTCGTGGTAAATGAAACCGTATTGGTTTTTGACGAACTGTGCCACAGTTGTGGTGGATGTATGGAAGTCTGCCCTGAAGATGCCATAACAGAAAAGGGCAGGGAACTGGGCATTATTCAAAAAGGGCGCAGGAACTCCATTGAATTCATTCATGGAAAACTGAGAGTCGGTGAAGCCATGGCCCCGCCTTTGATAGATAAGGTTCGTTCTTTCACCCGCCCGGATAAACTCACTATTATCGATTCCCCACCCGGCACGTCATGTCCGGTCATCATGTCTATGAAAAATACGGACTTTATTCTTCTGGTTACCGAACCGACTCCATTCGGGCTTCATGACTTGAAACTGGCGGTGGGTGCGGTAAAAATGCTCGATATTCCCTGCGGACTGGTGATTAACCGCGCCGATCTTGGCGACAGCCGGGTGAAAGAGTATGCAGACAGGAAAAAATTGCCGGTTCTCATGGAAATTCCCTTTGACCGAAAAATTGCCGAGGCCTACTCCAGGGGGGACATGATCGTTGAGGTCATGCCTGAATTTAAAGACCGGTTTATAAAGCTCTATCAAACCATTAAAGATATGGTTGCATAAAGAATCAGCACCATCCAAAGCTCAAATGTAATTAACCTGGATTCTTACTCGCCAACCGATCCTCTCAGGCCGATTGAATCGGCGACTTCCCGCATGCCCATAATCGTATCTGTGATCAACTCTGCCACCTCTACTCCCAGCATTCCGGCACCCTGTTCAATCACAGACCGGTTGACACCGGCGGCAAATCTTTTATCCTTCCATTTTTTCTTAACTGATTTGGCCTTCATATCCAGAACGCTTTTGGAAGGGCGCACCAAAGCGGTGGTCACCACCAGTCCGGTGAGTTCATCAATGGCAAAAAGATATTTTTCCAGCTTGGTTTTAGGTTCAACATCCGTGCAGATTCCATATCCATGGCTGATGACTGCTCTGACGTATTCATCGGGCCAGTCATTTTCCTGTAGAATTTCTTCGGTCTTTTGGCAGTGCTGGTCGGGATATTTTTCATAGTCCAGATCGTGTATCAGACCGATCACGCCCCACTTTTCTTCGTCTTCTCCATGTTTGCGGGCGATATACCGCATCACCCCTTCCACCGCCAGGGCATGTTTAATGAGGCTTTCATTTTTATTGTATTCAGTTAAAAGCTGGTACGTTTCTTCTCTGGACGGGACCTTTTTATTCATGAGATAATCTCCTAAAAAAGCTAAAAAGTTGCGAACGTCGAACATCGAACGTCCAACATCGAATTTTGAATAAGGTATTCTGCCTTATTTGAACACGTGGTTAGATATAACAATTCTCTGGATTTCCGAGGTGCCTTCGTAAATGGTAAAGACTCTTGCATCTCGGTAATAACGTTCTACCGGATATTCCTTGATGTATCCGTAACCTCCGTGGACCTGAAGGGCTTTGGCTGTGACCCTGTTAACCATCTCAGAGGAAAAAAGTTTTGCCATTGAGGCCTGGGCCGTATAGTTTTCCCCCCTGTCTTTCATTGCAGAAGCAGACAGCATCAGTTGGCGGGCTGCCTCGATTTCCGTGGCCATATCGGCAACAATCCAGCGCAGGCCTTGAAACCTGGAAATAGACTGGCCGAACTGTTCTCTTTCTTTGGCGTACTGGACCGCAGCATCCAGAGCAGCCTGTGCCACCCCCACCGATTGGGCCGAAATACCGATCCTGCCACCGTCCAGACCGGTCATGGCAATTTTAAACCCTTCACCTTCTTCACCCAGCATGTCTTCTGCAGGGACACGGCAGTCTTCAAAAACAAGATCCACCGTATCCGACCCGCGAAGGCCCATTTTATCTTCCAGCGGCCCTGTAGTGAAGCCGGGGGTTCCCTTTTTTATAAGAAAAGCGCTGATTCCTTTGTGACGTTTGGTTTCATCCGTTTTGGCCGTTACGATGACTGTTCCTGCATTCTTGCCCGTGGTAATGAACCGTTTGGTTCCGTTTAAAATATAGCTGTCTCCGTCACGAACGGCTTTGGTGGTCTGTCGCACCGGATCCGACCCGGCATTCGGTTCCGTCAGGGCAAAGGCACCGATCACTTCACCGGTTGCCAGAGGCTTTAAAAAGCGCTGTTTTTGATCTTCGGTGCCGTATCTTAAGATGCTTTCACAAACGATTGAATTGTGAACCGACATGACCACAGCGGTAGAAGCGCAGGAATAGGCAACTTCGGAAAGGGCAAGGACGTAACTGATCGTATCCGCTCCTGAACCGTTATATTCGGGAGGAACCATCATTCCCATAAATCCGAGTTCCCCAAGCTGTTTCAAATTATCTCCAGGAAACTCTTTGGTCTTATCACGCTCTGCGGCGGTGGGGGCGATGACTTCCCGTGAAAAATCCCTGACCATTGTTTGAATCATTAATTGTTCATCAGTAAGCTTTATCGACATAAGTAAACTCCTCCAACTAAGACGATGAGGCAGGAAGGTGATATGACCGGGAAGCGAATTGGCTGTCTCTCACTTGTCTTCAGAATTTCCCGGTCTCCAGGCCCTCAAGCTCATGCTACGGTCCATAAATGACAACGATCAATTCTGCTTTTTCCTTGCCGGTATTTCTTAACATGTGTCTGATTCCGGAGTTGAAATGAAGTGATTCACCTTGTTTTAACTTGTTAATGTTCTCCCCCACAGTGATTTCAACCTTTCCCTTCAGCACATAAACAAATTCTTCTCCTTCGTGTTGATATCCAATCCCCTTGTGGTCCTTTAACGGATCAACCGTGACCTTAAAGGCTTTCAGGTGTTTGTTTTCAGCACCTGGCGTCAGCGTATCATAGGCATAATTTTCCGTGCGTGCCGTGTAGGCCTTTACACGCTTTTTGAGGGTGGATTCCTGTTGCCTTAGAAAAAATCCGGAGTCAATCTCTAAAGCTCTTGAAATCTGCAGAAGCGCTCCCACCGGTGGTATTTCCGTGCCGGCTTCTATCGCTTTTAGATAATCGACGGAAAAACCGGTTTCATTCGCAAGGGTGCTATAACTGGTTTTTTTTTGCATTCTGGCTTTTTTGATTTTTTTCCCCACGGGGTCTTGCGCTGCAGCCTTTTTGCGTGGCATAATACCTCCTTTTATTGGTTGGTGAAAATCTTGAGCAGTTCGTTTTACAAATTTGTCAATGTGGATGGCATGGTAAAAAGCCCCATCTGCCGCGTTGGTGAGGTTTTTCAGCCGATCGGCAAACCACCTGTATTGCCTCGTC encodes:
- a CDS encoding acetoacetate--CoA ligase, whose protein sequence is VVNQQGELVCTAPFPSMPIYFWEDPDNSKYHSAYFDVYPNIWRHGDFIEINDRGGVTMYGRSDATLNPGGVRIGTADIYRLVEQMDEIEDSVVIGQNWKNDIRVILFVKLAQGNELTEELKGKIKNTLRTNASPRHVPAKILSVPAVPYTLNMKKVELAVKKIIEGKPVLNKDALSNPEALNFYADIKELQEE
- a CDS encoding cupin domain-containing protein, producing the protein MPRKKAAAQDPVGKKIKKARMQKKTSYSTLANETGFSVDYLKAIEAGTEIPPVGALLQISRALEIDSGFFLRQQESTLKKRVKAYTARTENYAYDTLTPGAENKHLKAFKVTVDPLKDHKGIGYQHEGEEFVYVLKGKVEITVGENINKLKQGESLHFNSGIRHMLRNTGKEKAELIVVIYGP
- a CDS encoding acyl-CoA dehydrogenase, with the protein product MSIKLTDEQLMIQTMVRDFSREVIAPTAAERDKTKEFPGDNLKQLGELGFMGMMVPPEYNGSGADTISYVLALSEVAYSCASTAVVMSVHNSIVCESILRYGTEDQKQRFLKPLATGEVIGAFALTEPNAGSDPVRQTTKAVRDGDSYILNGTKRFITTGKNAGTVIVTAKTDETKRHKGISAFLIKKGTPGFTTGPLEDKMGLRGSDTVDLVFEDCRVPAEDMLGEEGEGFKIAMTGLDGGRIGISAQSVGVAQAALDAAVQYAKEREQFGQSISRFQGLRWIVADMATEIEAARQLMLSASAMKDRGENYTAQASMAKLFSSEMVNRVTAKALQVHGGYGYIKEYPVERYYRDARVFTIYEGTSEIQRIVISNHVFK
- a CDS encoding iron-sulfur cluster assembly scaffold protein, with translation MSDKFDTFVQDLQEQIFEETREDYGEVAYQRWRNPLYVGAMEDPDVHASIKGTCGDTIGIFLKFKNGHVKEASFVTDGCGSSMVCGSFAAEMSLGKISEQLFEITGETILDKLGKFPEEDRHCAFLAAETLHKAANEYMIKKRK
- a CDS encoding HDIG domain-containing protein, yielding MNKKVPSREETYQLLTEYNKNESLIKHALAVEGVMRYIARKHGEDEEKWGVIGLIHDLDYEKYPDQHCQKTEEILQENDWPDEYVRAVISHGYGICTDVEPKTKLEKYLFAIDELTGLVVTTALVRPSKSVLDMKAKSVKKKWKDKRFAAGVNRSVIEQGAGMLGVEVAELITDTIMGMREVADSIGLRGSVGE
- a CDS encoding NifB/NifX family molybdenum-iron cluster-binding protein, with translation MKVAVSSSGKDLNASLDPRFGRCAFFMMVETDDMSFEAFDNESIGLGGGAGIQSAQFVASKGAKAVITGNCGPNAVQTLSAAGIKLFTGQTGSVREALERYINGKLTPAEEANVDNHFGMGQASATDSAAPASGGGMGMGTGMGMGGGRGMGGGRGMGGGGRCMGGGGGRGMGRGMGMSGMGMPNQSGPGPLPKTQDLESLKEQARNLGQQMEDIMAQINKLEKKD
- a CDS encoding ATP-binding protein; the encoded protein is MIISVASGKGGTGKTTVSTNLALSIGHEVQLLDCDVEEPNAHLFVNPVFKETETILLPVPEVNDEKCTYCGKCGDICQFKAIVVVNETVLVFDELCHSCGGCMEVCPEDAITEKGRELGIIQKGRRNSIEFIHGKLRVGEAMAPPLIDKVRSFTRPDKLTIIDSPPGTSCPVIMSMKNTDFILLVTEPTPFGLHDLKLAVGAVKMLDIPCGLVINRADLGDSRVKEYADRKKLPVLMEIPFDRKIAEAYSRGDMIVEVMPEFKDRFIKLYQTIKDMVA